From one Anopheles cruzii chromosome 3, idAnoCruzAS_RS32_06, whole genome shotgun sequence genomic stretch:
- the LOC128275059 gene encoding trypsin-1-like: protein MAPLITARCSAGRPSLLWLLIVCLLNDTVSGNVATGRNEVESAVQIQTQKNNPFIEWLAGLIGSPAPPPTEPLTPPESCPMCKCGRTNRLTRIVGGMETKVNQYPWMALLKYGGTFYCGGSLISDRHVLTAAHCVHGFNSEKITVVMMEHDRILTTESKLLTAKVKRVIEHSGYNSNNYNSDIAILLLGSVMEIDDRLCPVCLPTKKKPFSGYDGIVTGWGATSENGPISTNLQEVTVPIMSNADCRKTGYGPTRITDNMMCAGYSEGKKDSCQGDSGGPLHVIKQNSTDNIHQIAGIVSWGEGCAKPNYPGVYTRVNRFGSWIRNNTVDGCYCDED, encoded by the exons ATGGCGCCCCTCATCACAGCGCGTTGCAGTGCCGGTCGACCATCGCTGCTCTGGCTGCTGATCGTTTGCCTGCTCAATGACACCGTCAGTGGTAAT gtggccaccgggaggaATGAAGTGGAGAGTGCCGTGCAAATTCAAACACAGAAGAACAACCCGTTCATCGAATGGCTCGCGGGACTGATCGGCAGCCCGGCTCCACCGCCAACGGAGCCACTTACCCCGCCCGAATCGTGCCCGATGTGCA AGTGTGGCCGGACCAACCGTTTGACGCGAATCGTTGGCGGTATGGAAACGAAAGTCAACCAGTACCCGTGGATGGCGCTACTAAAGTACGGCGGTACGTTCTACTGCGGCGGATCACTGATCAGCGATCGACACGTCCTAACGGCAGCGCACTGTGTGCACGGCTTCAATTCCGAAAAGATCACCGTCGTGATGATGGAGCACGACCGTATCCTGACGACGGAATCGAAGTTGCTGACGGCCAAAGTGAAGCGAGTGATCGAGCACAGCGGGTACAACTCGAACAACTACAACAGCGACATCGCCATCCTGCTGCTAGGTAGTGTGATGGAAATCGACGACAGACTGTGTCCGGTTTGTCtgccgacgaagaagaaacctTTCTCCGGCTACGAC GGTATCGTCACCGGATGGGGAGCCACGTCGGAAAATGGGCCCATCTCCACCAACCTGCAGGAGGTCACGGTACCGATCATGTCGAACGCCGACTGCCGCAAAACGGGCTACGGACCGACGCGGATCACCGACAACATGATGTGCGCCGGGTACAGCGAGGGCAAGAAGGACTCCTGCCAGGGTGACAGCGGTGGCCCGCTGCACGTGATAAAGCAAAACAGCACCGACAACATCCATCAGATCGCCGGCATCGTGTCGTGGGGCGAGGGCTGCGCCAAGCCCAACTACCCCGGGGTGTACACGAGGGTGAACCGCTTTGGGTCGTGGATCCGCAACAACACCGTCGACGGGTGCTACTGCGACGAAGACTAG
- the LOC128275055 gene encoding soluble guanylate cyclase 89Db-like — protein MYGMLLESVQHFVQLEYGEFVWRQALLTTGCKNTVFNTHQLYPDSLIPDLAAALSAITGKPIDEFMIFFGRCFVRFFSNFGYDELIKATGRYFCDFLHSMDNIHLQMRFTYRKMKSPSMQLTEVDENGAILVYRSTRSGFSKYLRGQLLEIAKQLYGMDISVKVLESQNDNPGGTSGPISIQGGLKTVIVKYRLDFDNRDYMERRVHIKAHPSQLQLPTVDSMVLLNLFPFALILNEEMKITAVGEKLIESWMLNNANRSPIELIGAKVTEHFKLRRPSGITFTWENIKNLQTVLFEIQLLKGSSAKGSKEPPKAIELQSQESSSQVAGKNPVDDASKQLTSMPRRGSQGLRSILLKGEMRYIKDINSLVFLCSPLIQNLEELREMGLYLNDLNPHGLSREMVFQGFQHYSRLDLMCERAEQRTEELETSLVLADSWKRQGDELLYSMIPRSIAERLREGQNPHDTCQTFEEVTVLFAEVQETITGDDSIKYAMTTVNTLNAAFSAFDELIQSPMAYKVETVGKVYMAVSGAPDINPFHAQHMADLALEMLKSIRELNLPGVGVKIGFHSGSIVAGIVGLKVPRYCLFGDTVNTASRMESSGETDRIQVSGYTAEKLKKLNYALTYRGKVAVKGKGEMETFWLEGTPESKQ, from the exons CTCGAATATGGAGAATTCGTGTGGCGTCAAGCATTGCTTACCACCGGATGTAAGAACACAGTTTTTAACACTCATCAG CTATATCCTGACAGCCTGATTCCCGATCTGGCCGCGGCTCTCTCGGCAATCACTGGTAAACCGATCGATGAATTTATGATATTCTTCGGACGCTGCTTCGTGCGCTTCTTCAGCAACTTTGGCTATGACGAGTTGATCAAGGCCACCGGGCGGTACTTTTGCGACTTTCTGCACTCGATGGACAACATCCATTTGCAGATGCGTTTCACGTACCGCAAAATGAAAAGTCCCTCGATGCAGTTGACGGAGGTGGACGAGAATGGGGCCATACTGGTGTACAGGAGCACCCGAAGTGGATTCTCGAAGTATCTCCGTGGCCAGCTGCTGGAGATCGCCAAGCAGCTGTACGGGATGGACATCAGCGTCAAGGTGCTGGAAAGCCAGAACGATAACCCGGGTGGTACTTCCGGCCCGATCTCCATACAGGGTGGCCTCAAGACGGTGATTGTGAAGTATCGTCTAGATTTTGACAATCGTGATTAT ATGGAAAGACGTGTCCACATCAAGGCTCACCCATCGCAGCTTCAGCTGCCAACCGTCGACAGTATGGTGCTGTTGAATCTGTTCCCGTTCGCGCTGATCCTGAACGAGGAGATGAAAATTACGGCCGTCGGCGAAAAGCTCATCGAATCGTGGATGCTCAACAACGCCAACCGCTCACCAATCGAGCTGATCGGCGCAAAGGTGACGGAGCACTTCAAGCTTCGTCGTCCGAGTGGGATCACTTTTACCTGGGAGAAT ATAAAAAATCTACAAACGGTGCTATTCGAGATTCAGCTACTGAAGGGATCCTCTGCCAAGGGATCGAAGGAACCTCCGAAAGCGATCGAGCTCCAGTCGCAGGAATCATCGTCGCAGGTGGCAGGCAAGAATCCGGTCGACGATGCGTCAAAGCAGCTGACGTCCATGCCGCGGCGAGGATCGCAAGGGCTGCGAAGCATTCTGCTGAAAGGTGAAATGCGCTACATTAAGGACATCAATTCGCTCGTGTTCCTGTGCAGCCCTCT TATCCAGAACCTGGAGGAGCTCCGTGAGATGGGCCTGTACCTGAACGATCTCAACCCGCACGGACTGAGCCGTGAAATGGTGTTCCAGGGCTTTCAGCACTACTCGCGGCTGGATTTGATGTGTGAACGGGCGGAGCAGCGCACGGAGGAGCTGGAGACGTCGCTCGTGCTGGCCGACTCCTGGAAGCGCCAAGGGGACGAGCTACTGTACTCGATGATTCCTCGCTCCATAGCGGAGCGGTTGCGTGAGGGCCAAAATCCGCACGACACTTGCCAGACCTTCGAGGAGGTGACGGTGCTGTTCGCCGAGGTCCAGGAAACGATCACAGGCGACGATTCGATCAAGTATGCCATGACGACGGTCAACACGCTGAATGCGGCTTTCAGCGCGTTCGATGAGCTGATTCAATCGCCGATGGCGTACAAGGTGGAAACGGTTGGCAAGGTCTACATGGCGGTCAGTGGAGCACCGGATATTAATCCGTTTCACGCGCAGCACATGGCCGACCTGGCGCTGGAAATGCTGAAAAGTATTCGCGAGCTCAATCTGCCCGGTGTTGGCGTGAAGATTGGGTTCCACTCGGGCTCGATTGTGGCCGGAATCGTGGGACTGAAGGTGCCACGGTATTGCCTGTTTGGTGACACTGTCAACACTGCGTCACGCATGGAGAGCAGCGGAGAGACGGATCGTATCCAGGTGTCGGGATATACGGCGGAGAAGTTGAAAAAGCTTAACTACGCCCTAACGTATCGCGGTAAGGTTGCGGTCAAG GGCAAGggagaaatggaaacattctGGCTCGAAGGAACACCGGAGAGCAAGCAGTAG
- the LOC128270424 gene encoding serine protease 56-like produces the protein MTQNSTLARIVGGVDVSPPNKYSWTALLQYYGQNRGSGTLINDRTVISSATIISGMVVSIQIAVIFDAFDASASDESTRRPFAVARARVHPQYTAQNPFRNNIGLLQLVVPITISPSLMPICLPNNYDSFAGTEAVLAGWGASDQDGSPWQTLRETTIPLYSVDECQLAYPNATEDNICGGVFYPVPADQHKALCDVSTNILHNVMLLDDT, from the coding sequence ATGACCCAGAATAGCACCTTGGCACGCATTGTGGGAGGAGTGGACGTTTCGCCACCAAACAAGTACTCCTGGACGGCACTGCTGCAGTACTACGGACAGAACCGAGGGTCCGGAACGCTGATCAACGATCGCACCGTCATTAgttcggccaccatcatctcGGGCATGGTGGTCTCCATCCAGATCGCCGTGATCTTCGATGCCTTCGACGCCAGTGCCAGCGACGAGTCAACGAGACGGCCGTTTGCGGTGGCCAGAGCACGAGTGCATCCGCAGTACACAGCGCAGAACCCTTTCCGTAACAACATTGGCTTGCTGCAGCTGGTCGTCCCGATAACGATCAGTCCCAGCTTGATGCCCATCTGCCTGCCCAACAACTATGACAGCTTTGCCGGTACCGAAGCGGTCCTGGCAGGCTGGGGAGCCAGCGACCAGGATGGTTCTCCGTGGCAAACGCTTCGTGAAACGACGATTCCACTCTACTCCGTCGATGAATGCCAACTTGCGTACCCCAATGCGACTGAGGACAACATTTGTGGTGGCGTGTTCTATCCGGTCCCCGCGGACCAACACAAAGCACTGTGCGATGTAAGCACCAATATTCTACACAACGTCATGTTGTTGGACGACACTTAG